Sequence from the Acidobacteriota bacterium genome:
GGCCGGGGCCGACCTCGCCCTGGCCACGGTGCTGGTGGCCCAGACCCGCGGGATCGAGAGCCCCTTCGTCCCCTTCTACCTCCTCGTCATCATCTACGCGAGCCTCATGATGGGGAAAAACGGCGGCATCCTCGCCGCCGCGCTGAGCACCATCCTCTACTCCGCCACGTTGATCGCCCCCCACCTGGGGCTGCCGGGCCTCCCCGGGCCGAAGACGGACACGCTGCAGGCCGCCTTCCGGATCGCGGGGCACGCGCTGGGGTTCTGGGCCGTCGCCTTTCTCGGGACCTACCTCCACCGGCGGCTGCGGGTGGTGGAAAGCGAGCTGCGGGAAAAGATCGACACCCTCGAGCAGCTGCAGCACCTGAACGAGCACATCATCCGCAGCATCCGCAGCGGGCTGGTCACCACCGACCTGGGTGGGACGATCGCCACCTTCAACACCGCGGCCTCGGAACTGACGGGGCGCGAAGAGGCCGAGGTCCTCGGGACGCCGATCGCGAAGATCATCAGCGCCGAATTCTGGCAGCGGGTGCGCTCGGCCGACCTCCTCGGCAGCGCCCGGGCGCTGCGGCACGAGGAGTGGGTCGAGGTGCCGGGCGGCGCCCGGCGCTACCTCGGCTTCGGCGTCTCCCCCCTCTTCGGGGCCGACCGGGGGCTGATCGGCTACATCATCTCCTTCCAGGACCTGACCGAGATCCGCCGCCTGGAGGAAGAGGTCCGGCTCAAGGAGCGGATGGCCGCGATCGGGAGGATGGCGGCGGGGATCGCGCACGAGATCCGCAACCCGCTCACCGCCCTGCGCGGCTCGGCCGAGATCCTGAAGTCGCGGGCGAGCCTGCCCGAAAAGGACGCCCGGCTGCTCGACATCCTCGTGCGCGAAAGCGACCGGCTGAACACCTTCATCGAGGACTTCCTCGATTTCGCCCGCCCCCGGACCTACGCCCGGGAGTGGCTCGACCTGGTCCCGCTCCTGGGCGATTCGGTGACGCTCCTCGAAAACAGCCCCGAGATCAGGGCGAAATACCTGGTCACCCTGAAGGACGAAATCCCCTCCATCCGTATCCTGGGGAGCGCGGACCGGCTCAAACAGGTCTTCTGGAACCTGGCCCAGAACGGCATCCGGGCCATGCCGGACGGGGGGGAGCTGACGATCACCGTGCGCCGGGCGCCGGACGGGGCGGAGGTCGTGTTCGAGGACCGCGGGGTCGGGATGACGCCCGAGGAGCTGGAGCGGTTGTTTCAGCCTTTCAACTCCGGCTTCTCGAACGGGATGGGGCTGGGGCTGAGCATCATTTTTCAGATTATGGAAGACCATCAGGGTAAAATCTCCTTCGAGAGCGAAAAGGGGAAGGGGACGCGGGTGCGCCTCCTCTTCCCCACGGAGTCCGCCCCGCCCGGGGCGGGGCCGGAGCCGCACATTGCCGCGGGGTAAACAATGCCGAGCGTACTGATCGTAGACGACGAGCCGAACATCATCGAGATCCTGGAGATCGTGCTCCAGGACGAGGGGATGGAGGTCCACCGGGCCTCGCGCGGGAGCGAGGCGCTCGCGATCCTCAAGAAGAAAGAGATCGATGTCGTCGTCAGCGATATCCGGATGCCCGACCTTTCGGGGGTGGAACTCCTGCGCGAAGCCAAGAAGATCGTGCCCGACACCGTGTTCGTCATGATCACGGCCTACGCGAGCACCGAGACCGCCATCGAGGCGGTGCAGCACGGGGCCTACGATTACGTCACCAAGCCCTTCCAGCTCGACGACATCCGCGCCGTGGTGCGCCGGGCGATCGAGGAGCGGCGCCAGCAGCAGCCCGCCGCCCCCCCCGCCCCCGCCGAGATGGCGGCGGCGCAGGGGCAGAGTTTGTTTCAGGCGCTGCAGGGGAGCCACGTGGTCGGGCGCAGCCCGCGCATGGTGGAGGTCTACCGCACCATCGGGACGGTGGCGATGGGGGACAGCACCATCCTGATCACGGGGGAGAGCGGCACCGGGAAGGAGCTGGTCGCGCGCGCCATCCACGAGGCCTCGCGGAGGAAGGAGAAGCCGTTCGTGTCGATCAACTGCAGCGCTTTCCCCGAGACCCTGCTCGAATCGGAGCTGTTCGGCTACATGAAAGGGGCGTTCACCGGCGCCAATAATAACAAGAAGGGGCTGTTCGAGGCCGCCGACGGCGGCTCGGTCTTCCTCGACGAGATCGGCGACATGACCCCGGCGATGCAGGTGAAGCTGCTGCGGGTGCTGCAGGAGCGGCGGTTGCGCCCGCTCGGGGGGACGGCCGAGATCCCGGTCGACGTCCGG
This genomic interval carries:
- a CDS encoding sigma-54-dependent Fis family transcriptional regulator, with the protein product MPSVLIVDDEPNIIEILEIVLQDEGMEVHRASRGSEALAILKKKEIDVVVSDIRMPDLSGVELLREAKKIVPDTVFVMITAYASTETAIEAVQHGAYDYVTKPFQLDDIRAVVRRAIEERRQQQPAAPPAPAEMAAAQGQSLFQALQGSHVVGRSPRMVEVYRTIGTVAMGDSTILITGESGTGKELVARAIHEASRRKEKPFVSINCSAFPETLLESELFGYMKGAFTGANNNKKGLFEAADGGSVFLDEIGDMTPAMQVKLLRVLQERRLRPLGGTAEIPVDVRVIAATNRDLEEGIRQETFREDLYYRIAVINIHLPALRERREDIALLAASFLAHYTQKAGKGITAISPEALRLLEAYSWPGNVRQLENAIERAVALETTSEIQPERLPDAVRHPAAPGAGPAPADLFPLPDGPFDLPAFLSQVEASLITQALRRTDGNQTLAAQRLNLSKGSLRHRMLTLNIKL
- a CDS encoding PAS domain S-box protein — translated: MKPQDLHRRLLELIVLRVIVLLVWLNIAQRLGLLPDQFLSLPFLPFFHFLALGLSLLYLVAWFGRRFPRAQLLLQAGADLALATVLVAQTRGIESPFVPFYLLVIIYASLMMGKNGGILAAALSTILYSATLIAPHLGLPGLPGPKTDTLQAAFRIAGHALGFWAVAFLGTYLHRRLRVVESELREKIDTLEQLQHLNEHIIRSIRSGLVTTDLGGTIATFNTAASELTGREEAEVLGTPIAKIISAEFWQRVRSADLLGSARALRHEEWVEVPGGARRYLGFGVSPLFGADRGLIGYIISFQDLTEIRRLEEEVRLKERMAAIGRMAAGIAHEIRNPLTALRGSAEILKSRASLPEKDARLLDILVRESDRLNTFIEDFLDFARPRTYAREWLDLVPLLGDSVTLLENSPEIRAKYLVTLKDEIPSIRILGSADRLKQVFWNLAQNGIRAMPDGGELTITVRRAPDGAEVVFEDRGVGMTPEELERLFQPFNSGFSNGMGLGLSIIFQIMEDHQGKISFESEKGKGTRVRLLFPTESAPPGAGPEPHIAAG